A region of the Candidatus Methylomirabilis oxygeniifera genome:
AGTATCTTGGTCAGGAGTTGCAAGAGCCGGCCACCCAGATCAGCATCTTCCTGTCGGTTCTTGATGTGCATATCAACCGCGCCCCATTTCCCGCGGTAGTCGAAGAGGTGACGTACAGACCAGGGACGTTTCGAATCGCATGGCAGCCCGAGGCATCGGTAGACAACGAACAGAATCTCATTGCGCTGAAGGCGCCGAAAGGGCGACTGCTGGTCAAACAGATCGCGGGCCTCATCGCCAGACGTATCGTCTGTCGGGTGGTTCCCGGACAAAAGCTTGAGGCCGGAGAGCGGATCGGGATGATTCGATTCGGATCGCGCGTGGATCTCATTGTCCCGGCGCGCGCCGAACTGTTCGTGAAACGTGGAGATCGCGTGAAGGGAGGAACCACTGTGATGGGAGCGCTTCGATGAGGAAAGGCCGTCGCCGACGTGGGGTCTACCTGCTGCCGAGTCTGCTAACCATCAGCAGCCTGCTGTGCGGGGTCTACGCGATCGTTGCCGTTTACAACGACGAGTACACCCGCTCGGCCACCGCGATCCTCATTGCGCTGATTTTGGACGGCCTCGACGGGGCTGTCGCCCGGCTGACTAATACTCAGAGCGATTTCGGCGTACAGCTCGATTCGTTGGCGGACCTGGTTGCGTTCGGCGTTGCACCCGCTATCCTCTCCTATGCGTGGGCCATTAAGCCCTACACCAAGATGGGGTGGTTGTTCGGATCGATCATCCCGACAGCGCTGTTCGTCGCGAGCGGCGCTTTCAGATTGGCGCGTTTCAACGTTCAGACACAGACACTCGATAAGCGCTATTTTGTCGGCCTGCCGATTCCGGCGGCTGCGGCGGTGATCGCCTCCTTTATACTGTTCATGCGGGAGTCGACTTCGCTGGTCCTCTTTGAGCACGAGTGGCTCTCGGATCGGGCGATGTCCGTGCTGATGGTCGTGAGCGTCTATGCTCTGTCGTTCTTAATGGTCTGTCGACTCCGGTACCGCAGCCTGAAAGGAATAGAGATCAAGAAGCGTCAACCCTTCGCGCTCCTTATCGGTTTGACGCTCGTGGTTCTAGTCATCGCTTCAGAACCTCGCGTGGTGGCCTTTTCGTTCTTTTCCCTCTACGCCCTGTCCGGTGTCATTCGCATGATTCCGCCAATTAGAGGACATGTGTCAGAGCCTATTGAACATGTCCTCGGTGGAGAAGGTAGACCATAGGGGTAGTCCGTCATTCCGAACTTGACCAGTAATCCAATGTCTTTCGAGGTTTTCGCTCCCGGCTCCAAGCATGCGGGGAGAAGAAGATGTATGGCCAGGGGATAAGATGAGCAAGCGGATTCTGATCTTCGACACCACGCTGAGAGACGGCGAGCAGGCGCCGGGTTGCAGCATGAATACCCGGGAGAAGCTGGAGATGGCCAGGCAACTGGCGCGTCTGAAGGTCGACGTGATCGAGGCCGGCTTCGCCATCGCTTCGGAAGACGACTTTGAAGCGGTCAAGACGATCTCCCAGAACCTGAAGGGCGGGCCGATCATTGCCAGCCTCTGCCGGACTCGTGACCTCGACATCGACCGCGCCTGGGAGGCGCTGCAATATGCCGATCGCGCAAGGATCCACATCTTCATCGCAACCTCAGAGATTCACATCACCTACAAGCTGAAATCGACCCAGGAAGAGGTCTTGCAGGCTGCCGTGACAGCGGTGAAACATGCCAGGCGTTATACCGACGATGTCGAGTTTTCTCCCGAGGATGCCCATCGGAGCGAGCAGGATTTTCTCTGCAAGGTTGTTGAGGAGGTGATCAGGGCGGGCGCCACCACGATCAACATTCCCGATACGGTCGGCTATGGCGTCCCATGGGAATTCGGGGCGAGGATCAAGGACCTATTCGACCGCGTGCCCAACATCGACAAAGCGGTCATAAGCTGCCACTGTCATAACGATCTCGGGTTGGCGGTGGCGAATTCGCTGGAGGCGGTGCGAAACGGAGCCGGACAGGTCGAATGCACCATTAACGGAATCGGTGAGCGCGCCGGAAACGCGTCGCTCGAAGAGATCGTCATGGCGCTTCGGACGCGAAAAGACCTGCTCGACTTTGAGACCGGTATCAACACAGAGGAGATCTATCGGTCGAGCAGGCTGCTCACCAGCATCATCGGGGTCCCCGTCCAGCCGAACAAGGCCATTGTCGGCGCCAATGCCTTCGCACACGAGGCCGGCGTGCACCAACACGGCATGCTGCAGAAGCCGCTGACCTACGAGATCATGACCCCGGAGTCGGTGGGAGTTCCCCGAAGTCGACTGGTGCTTGGCAAACATTCCGGGCGGCATGCGTTTAAGAAGCGGCTGGATGAGTTGGGCGTCATGTTGCCGGAAGAGGCCGTGAACCGGGCCTTTATCCGTTTTAAGGTCGTGGCCGATAAGAAGAAAGAGGTGTTCGACGACGACCTGTTGGCCATCGTCGAAGAGGAGGCACTGGCCGCCGGCGAGACCTACATCCTTGACCATCTGCAGTTTACCAGCGGCACAAATCTCATCCCGACTGCCACCGTACGGCTCAAGCGCGAGAACGAGACGCTCCAGGAGTCTGGCTGGGGTGACGGTCCGGTGGACGCAGCATACAAAGCGATCGACCAGATTACGAAGGTCCAAGGACGGCTGGCCGACTATTCGATCAGAGCCATCACAGGCGGCAAGGACGCGCTAGGCGAGGTAGTCCTGAAGCTGGAGGTCAATGGTCACACCGTGATCGGCAAAGGCAGTTCGACCGATGTCATCGAGGCCAGCGTCAGGGCGTACTTAAACGCGATCAACAAGATCATCGGCGCCGAGCGGCCGCCAAAGGATACGGCTGCGCCGAGAGGACTGTGACGGCGAGGGCGTGACATCATGAGTAAAGCTTATACGGTTGCAGTCGTCGGAGCTACCGGTGCGGTCGGAGAGACGATGCTTCAACTGCTGGAGGAACGGAACTTTCCCGTCCGGCAACTGAAGCTCTTGGCCTCCGAGCGGTCCGCCGGAAAGAGTCTGACCTTTCTGGGGGAGGAGATCAAGGTCGAGCAGCTTAGTGAGCGTTCGTTCCAAGGGATTGAGATTGCTCTGTTCTCTGCGGGCGCCACCCGCAGTCAGCAGTTTGCTCCGGCAGCCGTCAAGGCCGGTGCAATCGTCATCGATAACAGCTCCGCGTTCCGGATGGACCCGGAGATCCCGCTTGTTGTTCCGGAGATTAATCCGGACGCACTTGCCGGATATCAGGATCGGGGCATCATCGCTAACCCTAACTGCACCACGATCGTCATGCTCATGCCGCTCAAGCCGCTGCACGACTATGGCCGCGTCAGGCGCATCGTTGCCTCGAGCTACCAGGCGGTGTCCGGTGCTGGAGCAAAGGGAATCGAAGAGCTGAGACGGCAGACTCTGGCCTGGGCCAGGGGTGAGTCGATCGAGATCGGGGCATTCCCTAAACAAATTGCATTCAACGTGATTCCTCATATCGACACATTTCAGCCGAACGGCTACACGAAGGAAGAGTTAAAGCTTGTCTTCGAGACCCGAAAGATCCTGGGAGACGAAACGATCGGGGTCTCACCGACGACCGTGCGCGTCCCCGTGTTTACCGCTCACTCCATCTCCATGAACGTCGAGACAGAGCGGAAGATCGGGGTAGAGAAGGCAAAGGAGTTACTTTCGAAAATGCCGGGACTCGTCGTATTCGATGACCCGGCAGCAGGCCGTTACCCGATGCCGGTTCTCGCGGCCGGTAAGGACGACTGCTTTGTAGGTCGGATCAGAGAAGATCTTTCGAACGATCACGCCCTCAATCTCTGGGTGGTGGGAGACCAGCTTCGAAAAGGGGCGGCCCTGAATGCCATCCAGATTGCCGAGCTGCTAGTCGACCGATATCTGTGAATCTACTGAGGGCTCATCCCCTTCGGCTTACCGTGAATTCGTCATACCGGCGAAAGTCGGTATCCAGAAGGCCCCACTGGGTTCTCCCGTATCCAGTGCGACGCAGGCGCGTCAAACATGGAATGACGGGCCAGAATAGACGCCGACCTCTTACGGTTTCCTCCTTACCCCTTACGGCTTCTCAAAGTGTGATGACGACGTTTAAGTTAACGATCGAATATGATGGAACCGACTATCATGGCTGGCAAGTCCAGCCCGGGATGACGACTATTCAAGGAACGCTACAGGGGGCTGTTGCGCGAATTGTCGGGAAAGATGTCCATGTGATGGGCGCGGGGCGAACCGACGCCGGCGTCCACGCCCATGGTCAGGTCGCCAGCCTTCGTACTGAATTTCATCATCCACCGGACACCTTCCGGCGAGCCTTGACCAGCGTACTGCCGTCGGACATTGTGGTGACGGCGGTAGAGGAGATGGACGACGACTTTCATGCCCAGTACTCGGCTCAGTGGAAACGGTACCGGTATAGCCTGCTCACGCGACCGTACCCCTCCGCCATCGAACGTCGCTACACCTTATTTGTTCCTTACCCTCTGCAGACAGATGCCATGGCTGTCGCCGCAGGAAGTCTGGTCGGTACCCACGATTTCAGTGCCTTTCAAGCCGCTCACAGCTCCGCAGAGTCTCCCGTCCGGACGGTCTTGGTGGCTGAGTTCCGGCAGCATGGAGATCACCTGCTCTTTGAGATTGTAGCCGATGGATTTCTCCGCCACATGATCCGAATCATCATGGGAACCTTGTTGGACATTGGGCGGGGGAGATTACAGGTGGAAGCACTTCATATAATACGTGAGGGAAGAGACCGCAACCAAGCGTCAAAAACGATCTCTCCACATGGACTGTGTCTGCTTGAGGTGGGCTACCACCCCTTCAGTACCAGGCTGAAGACCGAAGGTGAAGGGGCTGAAGGTAGAGGGCTTTGAGAATCCTTCAGTCTTCAGTCTACGTGTCTGACCGCTGTTTTACCAGGAGGTGTGCATCCTATGAGCAACTCGACTGATCTCTCCCGAAGAAGGCTTTTGCAATACTTCGGTCTCAGCGCAGTGGCGACGGCCGTGGTTCCGGACTGGCTGTTGGCGGCGAGCGAACAGGGTTCTCAGAACCAAGCTGGTCCATCAGAACCGGATGTGGAGTGCGGAATCACTGCGCTGACAACAGAGCTTCCGATTCTCTCGGCCGATCGTCCGACAAAGGTCTGGAAGTTTTCCGGCGAGTTGGTCAAGGGTCCACCCGGCACCGTACAGAACATCCCGGACAGCTATCTCGGTCCCATCCTACGGTTACGCAAGGGACAAAAGGTGCGCATCCGTTTCCACAACAAATTGCCGGAACCCTGCATCATCCATCAGCATGGCCTGCACGTACCCGAGAAGGCGGATGGCCACCCTCGACATCAGATCGGCAGCGGCCAAACCTCTGTGTACGAATTCACGGTCCTCGATCGCGCCGGAACCTATTGGTTCCACCCGCACACACACCATCGGACGGCTGAGCAGGCCTACTATGGTCTGGCGGGTTTGATTCTCGTGACTGATGCTGAGGAGCAGTCGTTGGAGTTGCCTCGCGATGAGTATGATGTTCCACTGGTCATTCAGGATCGCAGCTTTGATGATCAGAACCAGCTCCGCTATATTGCGCATAGGCATGACCGATGGAGGGGGTTCCTGGGCGATCGGGTGCTGGTCAACGGCAAACTGAATTTCGTCCTCCCGCTTGCGACCCGCGCCTACCGTCTTCGAATCCTCAACGGAGCGAATTCCCGCATCTATAAGCTGACGTGGAGCGATGGAGGTCCGTTGACCGTGATTGGTACCGATGGGGGACTTCTGGAAACTCCGGAGGTCCGCAACTATCTAATGTTGGCCCCCGGTGAACGAGTAGACCTGTGGGCGGACTTCCGTGGCCGAAAGGTCGGTGACGAAATCACGCTGCGCAGCACTGCCTTCTCCGGCGTCATGCCTATGATGGGTATGGGCGGCGGCATGATGGGGATGGGGCGCGGTATGCGAGGCGGTATGATGGGTGGCGCTCTGCCTCAAGGCGCGGAGTATCCCATCCTGACGGTTCGTATTGTGAGGGAGGAACGTGATCAACTGACCCTTCCGCGCCACTTATCGCAGATTGAGCGGTACCGACCGCAAGAAGCCGCCAATAGCCGGAAGCCCAGGTCGATCCATCTGTCAATGAGAGGTATGTCGCCACAACTGAATGGCCGCTCATTTGAAATGACTAAAGTTGCCGAAGATGAGGTCATCCCGCTCAATACCTTACAGGTTCTTGAATTCGTCAATCAGGACCACCGGGCCCGTGGGATGATGATGGCCCACCCAATGCACATCCACGGACAGCAGTTTCAGGTGCTCAAACGGGAGCTGGCATCCGGATTTGAACAGCGCTACGCGTCGGTCAGTCAAGGATTCGTCGATAACGGCTGGAAGGATACGGTGCTGGTCATGCCGGGGGAAAAGGTCACAATCCTCAAACGCTTTGACCATTACACGGGTCTGTATCTCTATCACTGCCACAATCTCGAACACGAGGATCTGGATATGATGCGCAACTTTCTGGTGCAAGCATAGCGCAATTACGGTCTTGGATCGTTTCGTCCGACACCAATGACAAGGAGGCAATATGCGGTTAATCGGGAAGAGCATCTCTGGACACCGGGCCATCGCGATCGGTGCGGCCTTGCTGTTGTGGACAGTGCTGTGGCAGCAGTCCGCGTTCGGCGGCGAGCCGACGGCCAAACCGGTTCAATCGAAGGCGGCTGCAAAAATAGATGACTATGTGATTACGCTCGATGAGATCGAGAAGGCTCTGGCCCCGCAGCTCGCCAAATTGGAAGATCAAAAGTTCCAGCTCCTGGAGTCAAAGCTGGATGAGCTGATCGAAAAGCGCCTTCTAGCAGTCGAGGCGAAGCGCCGCGGGATAACGGTCGAGGACCTATTGAAGGCCGAGGTCACCTCGAAGATCCCCGAGGTAAGCGACGCAGAGGTAACGGCATTCATTACGCAGAACCGGGCGCGCCTTCAAGGAGACGAAGCCGGGCTTCGCCCCAAGGTCCGTGACTATTTGAGCGACCAAAAGATGGAAGAAAAGCAAAGAATCTATCTGGCCGGACTCCGGCAACACGCAAAGGTCGAGCGCTTTCTGGAAGAGCCTGAGCCGACTCGAATTGCCGTGAGCGCGGAAGGAGCCTTTGCGCAAGGCCCCAAGGATGCGCCGATTACCATCGTGGAGTTCTCCGACTTTCAGTGTCCATACTGTAGTCGCGTTGTCGCGACCTTGAAGGAGATCGTGCGACTGTACCCAAAGCAGGTACGATTGGCGTTTCGGGACTTCCCGATCGCTAACCTTCACCCCAAGGCGGCGAAGGCGCACGAGGCCGCTCGATGCGCCGGCGAACAAGGGAAGTTTTGGGGGTATCATGATCGACTGTTTGAGTCTCAAGCGCAGGCTACGGTCGCGGACTTCAAACGATTCGCTGAGCAGTTGAAGCTCGATGGCAAGAACTTTGCTACCTGTCTGGACAGCGGAAAGTACGCGGCAGCAGTCGAGGCTGATGTGCAGGAAGGGACGCGCCTCGGCATCACCGGCACCCCGACCTTCTTTATCAACGGACGGCTCGTGGTTGGCGCTCTTCCGCTGGAGATGTTCCAGAAGTTTATCGACCGGGAGCTTCGCCGCTCTGTGAAATAATTCGCGTCAAGTCGATCGATCGGGTTGAGGGACAAAACCCCGCTATGCGGCAGCTATGCAAAGATATACGTGCGCAGCGCTTGGATTCGCTTTGCTCGTCCCAGCCTATCGTGGCCCGTCGAGAATGGTCCCGGGTTCAAATCGATTTTTCTTGACTTAGTAAAACGTTCCGGATTTAAATATCGCATACTGAAACACTCAGTTGCTCTTCAAACGTGCTTCACCTTCAGTCCCGCGAACGCAGCGGCGAAGCAAGAGGTGTGAGATGTCGATCGAAGACAACAAGCGTCTGGTACGTCGTCTCTATGAAGAGACCGATAAGCAGAATTTCGGGGCGATGGATGAGTTCTTCTCCGCCGACCTCATCGATCACGATCCACCGCCAATCCCCGATCTTAAACCCGGTCTGGAAGGCATCAAGCAGGCGTTCAAGGTGTTTGCGAGCGCGTACCCTGACGGCACCCATGTCATCCATGATCTCATTGCTGAGGGAGATCGGGTCGTGGTGCGAGTGAGCGGAACCGGAACGCAGACAGGGGAATTCAAGGGGATCAAGCCAACCGGGAAGAAGGTAGAGATGACCGGCATTGTCATCTATCGGATCGAAGGCGGAAAAATCGTGGAGCGCTGGGCGCAGCACAACTTCCTTGGGTTTGTCATGCAGCAACTGGGAGTAGTATCCCTGCCGGGCATGAGCCCTCACCCCCATCCTGACCAGCCAAGCTAAGCGCGCCCGCCAAGCCTGATGGGACGGCGGGTCAGCGGCGGGCTGAGGCGCGAGCTTGCTCGCGTGAACGACTGTCCGCTAACCGGCTTGCTATAGTTTCTCTTTGTATTCCCTGAAGCCGGCAACCAATTGCCGGAAAGAGGTGGGTTTGTATTTCTCAAAGCTCTCTTCGTCCACGTACACAAAGTCATAAATCACATCCGACTGCACCCGGTTGATGTCCTCGCACCATTGCCGCAACCGTTCCATCTTCAGCGGCACGTCCAGCTCTTCCTGCCCCTTGGTTTCTACAACGAACACCTGCTTGCCGGATAGTTTGACAACAAAATCGGGGTGGTAATTAGCAATGTCGCCATCAGCGTTCACGTAATCCAGCTTGAAATGCACGGCCATGTAGTTCTTGCCGTAGGACACCACATCGTCGCAATCTTCCAGGAAGCGAGCGAACAGCAGTTCAAAGTTGCTGTCCCCGATGATACGGTTAAAGACACTCTTTTTCGGGATGAGGTAGCCCTGATCCTTGGCCACAAAGGGGCGCGTCTGCCGCAGCTTGATCGTGTCGCGGATTTCGGTGTCGCCTTTGTCCTGTACGGTGAGGGCGTTGATCGCCTTCTTAAACGTCTCAAGTAAGGTCTTGGTAGCAGCCGGTTCTGACAGGTTGCGCAGAGTGTTGGGGTTTTCCAGGTCTACCGGCCGGTCAAACAACCGGTCCCGAATAAACGCCTTGACCTTGCCGTACAGCACATCGTAGCCGCTGACCAGCCGCAAGTCCTTCATGATGGTCTGCGCGAAATAGCCGATCACACTGCTGTAATCGGCAACGCCCGCCGTGTCGAGGATGGTGGTGTGCGTTACCTCGCCGGTGGTGATGTCCTTGAAGACGATCTCCCGCTGCTCCTCCTCGCTGAACTGCAGGTACTCCACGCGCCGATACCCCTGCGCGGCCACGTCCAGATTACCCAAGTTCTTGTATTCCCGATAGACGCGGGGGGTCAGCACCGGGATGTCAATATCCAGCCCGTCGATGTCTTTCTTCTCGTTCTCCTTGTCAACCTCCACCACCAGCGGCGTTTTCGCTTGCGTGCCTTCGCCCATCGGCTTGCGCTCCAGCACCACGCCTTCGGCCTGGATGGATTCCACAAAATCCATAAAGGCATTCGTGCCGACAACGCTGACGTATTCTTCCAGGCCGCCGGGGTACATCTTGCGCAGGCCGCGCCCAAGTGTTTGTTCGGGCAGGATGTTGCTCTTGGCGGAATAGGCACGTAGCCCCACAATGGTGGTGACATTGCGCACGTCCCAGCCCTCTTTGAGCACCATCACCGAGATGATAGCCTTGTAGGGACTGTCCATTCCATCAATCGCGTTGGCTTGCTCGCGCAGCGTATCCAACTCTTCTTTGCTCTTGCCTGATGTTGATTCAGAAATCTCGCCGTTGTTCTTGGTGTGAATGACCAGCACGGCGTCCTGCAGGTCCGGATAGTTGCCTTCCAAATATTCAGCCACATCGTCGCAGTTGCGGGTGTCGTCGGTCATCACGAACAGGATGGCTTTCTTGCCCATCTTTTCATGTTCGACGTACGCCTTGCGCCACTCGATCACGCCCAGGTGAATGTAATCGGTGTATTTGTCGGTGTACTTGGCGCTCTGGCGCTCCGTCAGTTTGGCGCGGCTGGCGGCATCGGGTACGACGGGGTGCTTGACCACGTTTTGCGAGATGGCTTCCACCAGCGGGTAATCGGCCACGGTCTGCACGAATATCGCGCCGTTGTTGTGCCTGGGCGTGGCGGTCACGTCCACTTGCAGCGAGAGGGCAGCCCCTTTTTGCTTCAGCCGATTGTGGATGTCTTCGATGGATTTGAACCAGGCCATGCGCGGGTCGTGAATATGGTGCGCCTCGTCGTTGAGCACCACAAGCTCGTCAATATCCCGCACAATCATGCCCAAATCCACCTTGGAGTCGGTGGTCGCGCCGCTGGGCCGCCTACCGAGAAAATAATCCATCGTATCTTCATCATCGGGCGAGGGTGGAATATCATCCCCTGCATAGACGCGGTGGATGTTGGTCAGGAAGATGTTGCCGGTTGAGCGGGTGACACGTACCTCGTCCTGCCGGTGCAGCAGCGCCGGTATGATGCGTTCTGCGAGGAGTACAACTGGCACCGGTCGCATGAGGCGTTGGGACGCAAGACGCCGGGCGAGGTGTATGGCGCGTCGCCCCGGCCTTATCCGGGCATCCTCCCACCGGTTGAGTACGAGTCGGGCGTCACCGTGCGGCAGGTGCGCCACAACGGTGAGATCAAGTGGCGGGGTGCACGCATCTACGTCTCAGACGTCTTGGCGCACGAGCCAGTGGGCCTGACGCTCATTGATGAGGACGCCTGGGAGGTACGTTACAGTTTTCATGTCCTTGGGGTCCTCGAGCAACGCCTCAAGAAGATCATGCCCGCCACAGGCTGGCATGGCGCTGAGCAGGTCAACGTGTAAACCATGTCCCCGGTCTAAAACGTAAATCATGTCCGGCTTGCACAGAACTCTGGATACCGGCTTCCGCCGGTATGACGAACTCGAGGCAAGCCGCGGGGAATGAACCCCCTATGGATTCAGCCAAAACTTTGCGAAGAAGCGTTCCCGCTGCACATGGATGTGCGGCGGCTCAGCTCTCTCATTGCTGTAAAAGTAAAACCTGTACGGCCCGCTTCTCAGTATCGTTGGCATTGCCTTAGAGGGGTGGTGAATTGCCCCGTTTCAGTGGGGTTGCCCATGCCGTCTCCTCTCTGGCTGGCCTGCCTGTGGCAGGCAAGCGGCAGACAGGCCTCTCCAAGGGGAAGAAAGGTGACCGACGATCTATTACGCCAAATCCGGGAGACGGTCAAGCGCTTTTTGTGGCTTTTTGTGGCGAAACAGGTGTCGAGACTGACTTTTCGAGGGAAAGCGTGGAGGCGTCCAGCAATCCATCACGGTCGGGCGGTCGGAGCGGGAGAGAACGGGGAGATTGCTTCGTTGCACTCGCAATGACGCGGCAGGCGGTTGGCCTCGCGCACCGGACGTCCTCCGATGCGTGTGCGCCGGCCGGCCGCTATAACAAATGGTTCGGCTGTCTCCACTATCACGTCTCGCTCTCCACCCGGACCAGGTCCCGGTGCGGCATAGCCGCCGCGAAAAGCTCCGAAAGTTTCTGGATGGTCGGGACTGATCGGCCCTGCTCATAACGGGCGTAGGCGTTGATTGTGCGCGAATGAGCCCCGGAAGTCATCGAGCTTGTTCGGTGGTAGTTCACTGACTTAATTTTGCACTGGCAAGCCGATTCAGACTAACGCCAAACTCAGCGGCCTGGATGGCCAGTTTCTGATGAACCTGAGGTGGAACCCGCACCATGAATTTGCCGCTGAAATGGCGGGACGATATCGGTTCGGGTATGGCCTCACCTTTTTTATGCATATCCCTCATGACATCGTTAACCACTTTACGAATGCCTTTTAGGGCTGATTCCGGTGTTTTTGCCAGCCAACTAAGGCTGGGAAATTCAGCACAGAGACCAGCATACTCGTTGTCGTCTTCAGACCATGTTACCCGGTAGGTGAATTTATCTTTTTTCATGGGTGCGATCTACCTCCAATCTTTCTATTGCAAGAAGAACCTGTCTAACCTGGTATGCTTTGGCGTTCCCCTTATCATTTTGAATATTTATTCTTGGATCGCCTTGCCACGGGGTTTTATAAATTCGATGACTGCTCCCTCCCTGGCGAGGTTCGCCGAAATAATGGTCGCACACTCTGCATAAATCGCTGAATCGCATATTCCGTGGATTTTGACGCATATGGCTGAGTGCGTCTTCTATTGTACTCATGTATCTATAGTATCATTAGTGGTATCATTATCAAGGGCTATTTGTGATGGCGCTATGGGGAAGGAAAGAAGGAACGGTTAATCGAGTAGAGCCAGCTTTGTAGCTGGACTACTCTTAGCATAATCACGGTTGACTCGTGAATTGCCCCCGTTTCATGAGACTACCCATGCTGTCATCCCTACCTGGCCTGCCGGTGGCAGACTGGCGGCAGACAGACCTCTCCAAGGGGAAGAAAAGTGACTGACGATCTATTACGCCAAATCTGGGAGGCGGTCAAGCGCTTTTCGTGGCTTGCGGTGGTGAAGCGGGTATCAGGACTGGCTTTTCGAGGGAAAGCGTGGAGGTGTCCAGCAATCTATTACGGTCGGACAATCGCGTGGTTCGACCTGCTCACCACGGGCAACCGGAGCGGGAGAGAACGGGGAGAGCGCTTCGCCTACGCTCGCAATGACGCGGTAGACGGTTGGTCTCGCGCTATGGAGGTTAATGCTCATGCGCGTGTGCCGCAGGCGTCTGAGGCATTGCTTCGCCCTTGCGCAATCGGGCTGCCTATGTTACGTTTCGAGCCGATCGCAGCCGAGTTGTCGGGTTACGCTGCGCTAACCCGACCTACGCCTGATTTTGGCATTCGACGCAAGGGACGCGGCAACGCAAGAGACCCGATAGACCTTTTCAAGGGAAGCCATGGCGCGGGGTTACGACTTTAAAACAATCGAAGCGAAGTGGCAGCGGGTGTGGGAGGAAAGTGGCGCCTTCGCAGTTATGGAAGAGCCGGAG
Encoded here:
- the asd gene encoding Aspartate-semialdehyde dehydrogenase (ASA dehydrogenase) (ASADH) (Evidence 2a : Function of homologous gene experimentally demonstrated in an other organism; PubMedId : 10369777; Product type e : enzyme), with the translated sequence MSKAYTVAVVGATGAVGETMLQLLEERNFPVRQLKLLASERSAGKSLTFLGEEIKVEQLSERSFQGIEIALFSAGATRSQQFAPAAVKAGAIVIDNSSAFRMDPEIPLVVPEINPDALAGYQDRGIIANPNCTTIVMLMPLKPLHDYGRVRRIVASSYQAVSGAGAKGIEELRRQTLAWARGESIEIGAFPKQIAFNVIPHIDTFQPNGYTKEELKLVFETRKILGDETIGVSPTTVRVPVFTAHSISMNVETERKIGVEKAKELLSKMPGLVVFDDPAAGRYPMPVLAAGKDDCFVGRIREDLSNDHALNLWVVGDQLRKGAALNAIQIAELLVDRYL
- the leuA gene encoding 2-isopropylmalate synthase (Alpha-isopropylmalate synthase) (Alpha-IPM synthetase) (Evidence 2a : Function of homologous gene experimentally demonstrated in an other organism; PubMedId : 12070767, 15159544; Product type e : enzyme); translated protein: MSKRILIFDTTLRDGEQAPGCSMNTREKLEMARQLARLKVDVIEAGFAIASEDDFEAVKTISQNLKGGPIIASLCRTRDLDIDRAWEALQYADRARIHIFIATSEIHITYKLKSTQEEVLQAAVTAVKHARRYTDDVEFSPEDAHRSEQDFLCKVVEEVIRAGATTINIPDTVGYGVPWEFGARIKDLFDRVPNIDKAVISCHCHNDLGLAVANSLEAVRNGAGQVECTINGIGERAGNASLEEIVMALRTRKDLLDFETGINTEEIYRSSRLLTSIIGVPVQPNKAIVGANAFAHEAGVHQHGMLQKPLTYEIMTPESVGVPRSRLVLGKHSGRHAFKKRLDELGVMLPEEAVNRAFIRFKVVADKKKEVFDDDLLAIVEEEALAAGETYILDHLQFTSGTNLIPTATVRLKRENETLQESGWGDGPVDAAYKAIDQITKVQGRLADYSIRAITGGKDALGEVVLKLEVNGHTVIGKGSSTDVIEASVRAYLNAINKIIGAERPPKDTAAPRGL
- a CDS encoding CDP-diacylglycerol--serine O-phosphatidyltransferase, producing MRKGRRRRGVYLLPSLLTISSLLCGVYAIVAVYNDEYTRSATAILIALILDGLDGAVARLTNTQSDFGVQLDSLADLVAFGVAPAILSYAWAIKPYTKMGWLFGSIIPTALFVASGAFRLARFNVQTQTLDKRYFVGLPIPAAAAVIASFILFMRESTSLVLFEHEWLSDRAMSVLMVVSVYALSFLMVCRLRYRSLKGIEIKKRQPFALLIGLTLVVLVIASEPRVVAFSFFSLYALSGVIRMIPPIRGHVSEPIEHVLGGEGRP
- the truA gene encoding tRNA pseudouridine synthase A (tRNA-uridine isomerase I) (tRNA pseudouridylate synthase I); its protein translation is MTTFKLTIEYDGTDYHGWQVQPGMTTIQGTLQGAVARIVGKDVHVMGAGRTDAGVHAHGQVASLRTEFHHPPDTFRRALTSVLPSDIVVTAVEEMDDDFHAQYSAQWKRYRYSLLTRPYPSAIERRYTLFVPYPLQTDAMAVAAGSLVGTHDFSAFQAAHSSAESPVRTVLVAEFRQHGDHLLFEIVADGFLRHMIRIIMGTLLDIGRGRLQVEALHIIREGRDRNQASKTISPHGLCLLEVGYHPFSTRLKTEGEGAEGRGL
- a CDS encoding Multicopper oxidase family protein — protein: MSNSTDLSRRRLLQYFGLSAVATAVVPDWLLAASEQGSQNQAGPSEPDVECGITALTTELPILSADRPTKVWKFSGELVKGPPGTVQNIPDSYLGPILRLRKGQKVRIRFHNKLPEPCIIHQHGLHVPEKADGHPRHQIGSGQTSVYEFTVLDRAGTYWFHPHTHHRTAEQAYYGLAGLILVTDAEEQSLELPRDEYDVPLVIQDRSFDDQNQLRYIAHRHDRWRGFLGDRVLVNGKLNFVLPLATRAYRLRILNGANSRIYKLTWSDGGPLTVIGTDGGLLETPEVRNYLMLAPGERVDLWADFRGRKVGDEITLRSTAFSGVMPMMGMGGGMMGMGRGMRGGMMGGALPQGAEYPILTVRIVREERDQLTLPRHLSQIERYRPQEAANSRKPRSIHLSMRGMSPQLNGRSFEMTKVAEDEVIPLNTLQVLEFVNQDHRARGMMMAHPMHIHGQQFQVLKRELASGFEQRYASVSQGFVDNGWKDTVLVMPGEKVTILKRFDHYTGLYLYHCHNLEHEDLDMMRNFLVQA
- the psd gene encoding phosphatidylserine decarboxylase (Evidence 2b : Function of strongly homologous gene; PubMedId : 1495415; Product type pe : putative enzyme), whose translation is MIPVAREGWPFILPPLIVAASLWVAGWQVSSVVTCVLAVLVALFFRDPPRDIPKGEGLIVAPADGAVVQVTQYLGQELQEPATQISIFLSVLDVHINRAPFPAVVEEVTYRPGTFRIAWQPEASVDNEQNLIALKAPKGRLLVKQIAGLIARRIVCRVVPGQKLEAGERIGMIRFGSRVDLIVPARAELFVKRGDRVKGGTTVMGALR